A portion of the Methanobacterium aggregans genome contains these proteins:
- a CDS encoding TetR/AcrR family transcriptional regulator: MSNISRREREKEQRRRDIMDSAEKLFFEKGYDDVSMNDIAGDVELSKATLYLYFDNKVALFFAVVLRGTGIMLAMIQDEVRKFKTGIEQIHAFTDTYFKFAQNYPNYLELYNYFKSGRFHLESILTNAQMKEMVDDSSWVINFSAGFRPADISYASEVLKLQNEIFVTVLESIKTGLADGTVNSDVDPTEIAVLVIMITENIPNMRPDLKNSLKKKGIPQDKFLVDTKNLLNQMLGTPKSG, from the coding sequence ATGTCAAATATCAGCCGGAGGGAACGGGAAAAAGAGCAGCGTCGAAGGGATATAATGGACTCTGCTGAGAAACTATTTTTTGAAAAGGGTTACGATGATGTTTCAATGAACGATATTGCAGGGGATGTGGAATTGAGTAAGGCAACCCTTTACCTTTATTTCGACAACAAGGTGGCACTTTTTTTTGCAGTTGTGCTTCGAGGTACAGGTATAATGCTGGCAATGATCCAGGATGAAGTTAGAAAATTTAAAACCGGCATTGAACAAATCCATGCCTTCACAGACACCTACTTCAAATTCGCTCAAAACTACCCCAATTACCTGGAACTTTACAACTACTTCAAGTCTGGAAGGTTCCATCTGGAGAGTATATTAACAAATGCTCAGATGAAAGAGATGGTGGATGATTCCAGTTGGGTTATAAATTTCTCAGCTGGTTTTCGTCCTGCAGATATTTCCTATGCAAGTGAAGTTCTAAAACTACAGAATGAAATTTTTGTGACGGTCTTAGAATCCATAAAAACTGGACTGGCTGATGGAACAGTAAACTCCGATGTTGATCCAACTGAAATTGCAGTTTTAGTAATAATGATAACTGAGAACATCCCTAATATGCGTCCAGATCTTAAAAATTCACTTAAAAAAAAGGGTATCCCCCAGGACAAATTCCTAGTTGATACAAAGAATTTGTTGAATCAAATGCTTGGAACTCCTAAATCAGGTTAA
- a CDS encoding DEAD/DEAH box helicase translates to MGNSEMVGKVLRRLKSDIRYHNRVEHIEVLPPQEPVYQKIEDLPDNLMNYLHKRGIKLYRHQCRTLESLRKGKNVIITTPTASGKTLAFNLPVFETLSADEDATALYIYPAKALANDQLKTLQKLEKECNIPINPNIYDGDTDRSKKPWIRENSRIVLTNPYELHLVLSWHFQWEKFFKNLKYVVIDEAHQYRGVFGSNVAFLIRRLRRICSFYGSNPQFVLSSATLANPEEFSSKLTGKTFELVSEDGSPCGKKHFILYNPYFKGKTKTSSHQETKNLLLLFVLNDLQTLCFTVSRKMAELVALWSKNEMEEIQPDLTGKITSYRAGYLAKERRRIELGLKNGILKGVTTTNALELGINIGSLDGVIISGFPGTIMSTWQQAGRAGRGTDESIVVLVAFENSLDQYLMKHPASIFDKPHEHAIIDLHNPKIVSGHLMCASDEMPLRDGDIAMFGEDSEGCIETLQNKGMVKRKSEGWVYSGDKVAAFSVSLDSISSDMFRVMFAGRLLEVLDREQAYREAHEGAVLINRGETYLVQSFNLQKRIITVVKRDVAHHTQVVRDIDVEILGESVRKNMGDFSIFFGDLEVSEYYHKYKVMSYDKVLATKQLDIPALKFKTKGLWFTIDDAVKEDLESAVEGKDVFEGGIHGVEHALISMIPFNIMCDRFDMGGLSTPKHPGTGMATIFIYDAFEGGMGLAEKASELFEEIMMRTFELVRDCRCDVGCPACIYSPKCGNDNKPLDKKGTLFILQTIMDMMQKK, encoded by the coding sequence ATGGGTAACAGTGAAATGGTGGGGAAGGTTCTTCGGAGGTTGAAGTCCGACATCCGATACCACAACAGGGTGGAGCATATTGAAGTTTTACCTCCCCAGGAACCTGTTTATCAGAAGATAGAAGATCTGCCTGATAATCTCATGAACTATCTCCACAAGAGGGGTATAAAACTTTACAGACACCAGTGCAGAACACTGGAATCCTTGAGGAAGGGGAAGAATGTTATAATAACCACTCCCACAGCTTCTGGAAAGACACTGGCCTTTAACCTTCCTGTTTTTGAGACTTTAAGTGCAGATGAAGATGCAACGGCCCTTTACATCTACCCTGCCAAGGCCCTTGCAAACGATCAACTAAAAACTCTCCAGAAACTTGAAAAAGAGTGTAATATTCCTATCAATCCAAATATCTACGATGGTGATACAGATAGAAGTAAAAAGCCTTGGATAAGGGAGAACTCCAGGATAGTGTTAACCAACCCCTATGAACTCCATTTAGTACTGTCCTGGCATTTTCAGTGGGAGAAATTCTTCAAAAACCTTAAGTACGTTGTGATCGATGAGGCGCACCAGTACAGAGGAGTTTTTGGTTCCAACGTTGCATTTCTCATAAGGAGGCTTCGCAGGATATGCAGCTTCTATGGATCCAATCCACAGTTCGTTCTTTCATCTGCAACACTGGCCAATCCTGAGGAATTCAGCAGTAAATTAACTGGAAAAACCTTTGAACTGGTATCTGAGGATGGATCACCCTGTGGTAAAAAACACTTCATTCTCTACAACCCCTACTTCAAGGGCAAAACCAAAACATCATCCCACCAGGAAACCAAGAATTTACTCCTGTTATTTGTCCTAAACGATCTTCAAACTCTCTGTTTCACAGTTTCAAGGAAAATGGCAGAATTGGTGGCCTTGTGGTCCAAGAATGAGATGGAGGAGATCCAGCCGGATCTTACAGGGAAAATAACATCCTACAGGGCAGGCTACCTTGCAAAAGAGAGGAGGAGAATTGAATTAGGTCTTAAAAACGGGATTTTGAAGGGTGTTACAACAACCAACGCCCTGGAGTTGGGTATAAATATAGGATCCCTTGATGGTGTTATAATATCAGGTTTTCCAGGAACCATAATGTCCACGTGGCAGCAGGCAGGTAGGGCCGGGAGGGGAACAGATGAATCCATTGTTGTGCTGGTTGCATTTGAAAACTCCCTTGACCAGTACCTCATGAAACATCCAGCATCCATCTTCGACAAACCCCACGAACACGCCATAATAGATCTGCACAATCCTAAAATCGTTTCAGGCCACCTGATGTGTGCATCAGATGAGATGCCCCTAAGGGATGGGGACATTGCCATGTTCGGCGAAGATTCTGAGGGATGCATTGAAACCCTTCAAAATAAGGGTATGGTTAAAAGGAAATCTGAGGGATGGGTTTACTCAGGAGATAAGGTGGCTGCTTTCAGTGTGAGTCTTGACAGCATATCCTCGGACATGTTCAGGGTCATGTTTGCAGGAAGACTGCTTGAAGTTCTTGACAGGGAACAGGCTTACAGAGAAGCCCATGAAGGAGCAGTGCTTATAAACCGGGGAGAAACATACCTGGTTCAAAGTTTTAACCTTCAAAAACGTATAATAACTGTTGTTAAGAGGGATGTTGCTCACCATACACAAGTGGTGAGGGATATAGATGTTGAGATTCTTGGTGAAAGCGTCAGGAAGAATATGGGTGACTTTTCAATCTTCTTCGGTGATCTTGAGGTCAGTGAGTACTACCACAAGTACAAGGTCATGAGCTACGACAAGGTTCTAGCAACCAAACAGCTGGATATTCCGGCTTTAAAATTTAAAACCAAGGGGTTATGGTTCACAATAGATGATGCTGTTAAAGAAGATCTTGAAAGTGCTGTTGAGGGTAAGGATGTTTTTGAGGGAGGTATACATGGAGTGGAACATGCCCTGATTTCAATGATACCCTTCAACATAATGTGCGACAGGTTCGATATGGGCGGACTGTCCACACCGAAACATCCAGGCACAGGAATGGCCACAATATTTATCTATGACGCATTTGAAGGCGGTATGGGGCTTGCAGAGAAAGCATCAGAACTCTTCGAGGAGATCATGATGCGGACCTTTGAACTTGTGAGGGACTGCAGATGTGATGTGGGATGTCCAGCATGCATCTACTCCCCAAAGTGTGGTAACGACAACAAACCCCTGGATAAAAAGGGAACACTATTCATACTCCAGACGATCATGGATATGATGCAAAAAAAATAG
- a CDS encoding class I SAM-dependent methyltransferase, with translation MDSEAWWKQFKGKETPSTVHLDDSFFKMVPKGSKVLDFACGWGRMAFKLQEKGYDVVGFDINEDAVENARKASKKFNQIHKNRVSFDVANARDLPYTEGSFDACLIQAFMTALVDPEHREMVLNEASRVLKEDGILYLADFGQSWDNSLYRDRYLKDFSLTGEMGTFIVTEDGNPESPEIFRAHHYTRKELMELIEPRFAVEMFKETVFTTYHGNKTTGFVVIARKIDFLGMESF, from the coding sequence ATGGATTCTGAAGCATGGTGGAAACAGTTCAAGGGAAAGGAAACTCCTTCCACAGTACATCTAGATGATTCATTTTTTAAGATGGTTCCAAAAGGTTCTAAAGTTCTTGATTTTGCATGTGGCTGGGGAAGAATGGCTTTTAAGTTGCAAGAAAAGGGATATGATGTTGTTGGTTTTGATATCAATGAGGATGCTGTGGAGAATGCTCGTAAAGCTTCAAAAAAATTCAATCAGATACACAAAAACAGGGTGAGTTTTGATGTTGCAAATGCACGGGATCTGCCCTATACTGAAGGATCATTTGATGCCTGCTTGATACAGGCCTTCATGACGGCACTGGTTGATCCAGAACACAGGGAAATGGTTCTGAATGAAGCAAGCAGAGTTCTAAAGGAAGATGGAATTCTTTACCTTGCAGATTTCGGGCAAAGCTGGGACAATTCCCTTTACAGAGATAGGTACCTGAAGGATTTTTCCCTGACTGGGGAAATGGGAACCTTCATTGTAACAGAGGATGGCAATCCTGAAAGCCCTGAAATTTTCAGAGCCCACCATTACACAAGAAAAGAGTTAATGGAACTTATCGAGCCAAGATTTGCGGTTGAAATGTTTAAAGAAACAGTTTTCACAACTTATCATGGAAATAAAACCACAGGATTTGTAGTAATAGCTCGAAAGATTGATTTTTTAGGTATGGAATCATTTTAA
- a CDS encoding ABC-ATPase domain-containing protein, translated as MQTKEKLLQTLKRIDGRGYKAYNDIKGTYDFGSFILHVDHVQRDPFAGPSLLRVEVSRKDASFPSELLKNSQRKIALEDYIARAFKSAIDHHVKGIRGSGKSGTFRIDSGGQEVLEKTCVNLADGDLELRFQLGLPAQGRRIMGKAAAGMFMNILPALVESSCFHSNFPHDDVEEHVKTYEDADYIRGALSGMGLVAFIADGSILPRESGVSQYPMKDAVAFKSPDSMRVTIETLNHGPIAGMGIREGVTIVVGGGYHGKSTLLTALERGVYNHVPGDGRQFVVTDDSAVKIRAEDSRYIERVDISSFIHKPPGIMDTSEFSTENASGSTSQAANIIEAMEIGSKVLLFDEDTSATNFMIRDQRMQQLVSKEKEPITPFIDRIKELYRDHGVSTIMVMGGSGDYFDAADSVLMMDSYTAHDVTEEAMRVANDIPVKRIKEVKSSFKFKKRCPKPGSIKPFKGRKLKLDVKGVSTAILGMNTIDLSQVEQLIDPSQTRSIVHAIYHASKKHMDGKKTLKEVLDLLEKDINKNGLDVLSAHPGRYPPNLARPRRFEIAAAINRLRTLEVNMDGNG; from the coding sequence ATGCAAACGAAGGAAAAACTTCTCCAAACACTTAAAAGGATAGATGGAAGGGGATACAAGGCCTACAATGATATAAAGGGGACTTATGATTTTGGAAGCTTCATATTACATGTTGATCATGTTCAGAGAGACCCCTTTGCAGGCCCCTCACTTTTAAGGGTGGAAGTCTCAAGAAAAGATGCTTCATTTCCATCTGAACTTCTTAAAAACAGCCAGAGAAAAATTGCACTTGAGGATTACATAGCACGTGCCTTTAAAAGTGCAATAGATCATCATGTTAAAGGAATCAGGGGTAGTGGTAAGAGTGGAACCTTCCGCATTGACAGTGGAGGTCAGGAAGTTCTTGAGAAAACTTGTGTAAACCTGGCTGATGGAGATCTGGAGCTACGATTTCAGTTGGGGCTTCCAGCACAGGGCAGAAGGATCATGGGAAAAGCAGCTGCAGGTATGTTCATGAACATACTTCCAGCCCTTGTTGAATCATCCTGCTTCCACAGCAACTTTCCACATGATGATGTTGAAGAACACGTGAAAACCTATGAGGATGCAGATTACATAAGGGGAGCACTTTCAGGTATGGGTTTGGTTGCATTTATTGCAGACGGATCCATACTTCCCAGGGAGAGTGGAGTTTCCCAGTATCCAATGAAAGATGCAGTTGCCTTCAAATCACCAGATTCAATGAGAGTAACCATTGAAACACTCAACCATGGGCCTATTGCAGGTATGGGGATCAGGGAAGGTGTCACAATTGTTGTTGGTGGGGGATACCATGGTAAATCAACCCTGCTCACTGCCCTGGAGAGGGGTGTTTACAATCATGTTCCTGGTGACGGCAGGCAGTTCGTTGTGACAGATGATTCTGCAGTTAAAATAAGGGCAGAGGATTCAAGGTACATCGAAAGGGTGGATATAAGTTCTTTCATACATAAACCACCCGGAATCATGGACACCTCTGAATTTTCAACTGAAAATGCCTCGGGATCAACATCCCAGGCAGCCAACATCATCGAGGCAATGGAAATCGGATCAAAGGTTCTCCTCTTTGATGAAGACACATCAGCCACGAACTTCATGATACGCGACCAGAGAATGCAGCAACTGGTTTCAAAGGAAAAGGAACCTATAACTCCCTTCATCGACAGGATAAAGGAACTTTACAGGGACCATGGAGTGTCAACCATCATGGTCATGGGTGGATCCGGAGACTACTTCGATGCAGCAGACAGTGTACTGATGATGGACAGCTACACTGCACACGATGTAACAGAAGAAGCAATGAGGGTTGCAAATGATATTCCTGTAAAACGTATAAAAGAAGTTAAATCTAGCTTCAAATTTAAAAAACGCTGCCCAAAACCTGGGAGTATAAAACCCTTCAAGGGAAGGAAGCTGAAACTCGATGTTAAGGGTGTTTCTACAGCAATTTTAGGCATGAACACAATAGATCTCTCTCAGGTGGAGCAGTTGATTGACCCGAGTCAGACTCGATCCATAGTCCATGCAATCTATCATGCATCAAAGAAGCACATGGATGGTAAAAAAACACTGAAGGAGGTTTTAGATCTTCTGGAGAAGGATATAAATAAAAATGGGCTTGATGTGCTCTCAGCCCATCCTGGAAGGTACCCTCCAAACCTTGCAAGACCACGTAGATTTGAGATCGCAGCTGCAATTAACCGTCTCAGAACCTTGGAAGTGAATATGGATGGGAATGGATAA
- a CDS encoding metallophosphoesterase — protein MFKKLILLIILIIGVAVVYSLIEPYMIETKEVVIQSDQVPQNFDGKKIVFVTDIHCSQFFSEERVQSLVDQVNALDPDMVLLGGDYVTDDASYLEPCFSQLSKLNAPLGVYGVLGNNDPKNATITAMENAGITYIGNKGLWVEENGEKIRIGGVEDLDTDVPYQGPTIGSVTQNDFVILVSHKPDYFPLANKLKIDLVLAGHTHGGQVTLFGLWAPFYNSRYGQEYVSGIKKSGNSTMIISNGIGTVNVPVRFSAKPQIVVVTLKRVT, from the coding sequence ATGTTTAAAAAGTTAATCTTACTAATAATCCTCATTATAGGAGTTGCGGTGGTTTACAGCTTAATAGAACCCTACATGATCGAGACCAAGGAAGTTGTTATCCAGTCTGACCAGGTACCACAGAACTTCGACGGTAAAAAAATAGTCTTTGTAACTGATATTCACTGCAGCCAGTTCTTCAGTGAAGAAAGGGTTCAGAGCCTTGTTGATCAGGTCAACGCCCTTGATCCAGACATGGTTCTCCTGGGTGGGGACTACGTTACAGATGATGCATCATATCTGGAACCCTGCTTCTCCCAGCTGTCTAAACTAAATGCGCCACTGGGTGTATACGGAGTGTTGGGTAATAATGACCCCAAGAATGCCACAATAACTGCAATGGAAAATGCAGGCATCACCTACATTGGAAACAAAGGATTGTGGGTTGAGGAAAATGGTGAGAAGATCCGGATAGGTGGGGTTGAAGATCTTGACACCGATGTTCCATACCAGGGACCCACCATTGGATCTGTAACTCAAAACGACTTTGTGATACTTGTATCCCACAAACCAGACTACTTCCCACTGGCAAACAAACTGAAGATCGATCTGGTTCTTGCAGGACACACCCACGGAGGACAGGTCACACTCTTTGGATTATGGGCACCATTTTATAACTCCAGATACGGGCAGGAATATGTTTCAGGGATCAAAAAGTCTGGAAACAGCACAATGATAATCAGCAATGGAATAGGAACAGTTAATGTACCTGTAAGATTCTCTGCAAAGCCACAAATAGTTGTTGTTACCTTGAAGAGAGTTACTTAA
- a CDS encoding histidine kinase N-terminal 7TM domain-containing protein, giving the protein MALQYTAYTALLLFTTCLNIFLAWNIWKRRRISGSIYLFFIILAASLWSFTGALELASTSIGSKIFWGKISYIGITTVAPLWFLFTVTYSKNQLKVKRQHIILLLIIPALTTLLAFTNEMHGLVWPGFGYLETSAGLIIIYKHGVAAITSSIYSYALMIMGLIVIGQNLFREPSIYKQRGFLMVLAALIPLLSNLIYALGVSPFYFDPTPLALTLTGILVFWSLFHYKLFDLVPPAYETLFSNMKSGVMVLDLNGTIVDVNGSAQNLIGVAASSVGENVGDQLDIWDEIRPPEDRIDGKIELELQKSENMFLEIRYNQIYTEGIPSGWLYIFEDISDRKIAEKALKKSEAHYRTIFENTGTAILILESDATISLANAEFQELTGFKIHDVENKMKLLDFISEKDKNTVINYHHLRRSPHGLAPRNYEFSFKNVEGKIKHALATVSVIADTDKSVASLMDITELKETERALKESEKKYREFADMLPQTVFETNKNGNITFFNEHAFKMFGYSPEDLNNGLNILEIINENDRQRSIDKFDKISQGDLSGDEYTAKHADGSRFPIILHSTPIYHNRENKGFRGIIVDISEIKDVEKQLTRSLKEKEVLLQEIHHRVKNNMQIISSFLSLQAGYTKSPEAKAVLRDSQNRVKTMAIIHEKLYMVDDFTRLEVSDYLQNMVQSIVNSYSPAPESIELEMSLENVFMNLETALPLGLLVNEMVSNSMKHAFPRSHGKITMNFRSNGGKYVLKVKDDGVGFPEDFNPFKSDSLGFQLIKNLVKQIEGSLEIKNQEGAEFIIEFRELEYKERISNVNSVPV; this is encoded by the coding sequence ATGGCACTTCAGTACACAGCATACACAGCCCTTCTACTTTTCACAACATGTTTAAACATTTTTCTGGCATGGAATATCTGGAAGAGGCGTAGAATCAGCGGCAGTATCTACCTCTTTTTTATTATCCTGGCTGCGTCACTGTGGTCATTTACAGGTGCACTTGAACTTGCTTCAACAAGCATTGGATCCAAGATATTCTGGGGAAAGATTTCATACATTGGAATTACAACTGTAGCTCCATTATGGTTCCTCTTCACAGTGACCTACAGCAAAAATCAGTTAAAAGTTAAAAGGCAGCATATAATTCTGCTTTTAATCATCCCGGCTTTAACCACGTTACTGGCATTCACCAATGAAATGCACGGCCTTGTATGGCCAGGTTTTGGTTATTTAGAAACTTCAGCAGGATTAATAATCATTTACAAACATGGGGTTGCTGCAATTACCTCATCAATTTATTCCTACGCCCTCATGATCATGGGACTCATTGTGATAGGTCAGAACCTTTTCCGCGAACCTTCAATATACAAACAGAGGGGTTTTCTAATGGTTCTGGCCGCTTTAATACCCCTTTTAAGTAATTTAATTTATGCTTTAGGTGTAAGTCCCTTTTACTTCGATCCCACACCCCTTGCACTCACATTAACCGGCATACTTGTATTCTGGAGTTTGTTCCATTACAAACTCTTTGATCTGGTTCCACCAGCCTATGAAACCCTGTTCTCCAACATGAAAAGTGGTGTTATGGTTCTGGATCTGAATGGAACAATAGTTGATGTGAATGGTTCAGCCCAAAACCTCATTGGAGTGGCTGCATCTTCAGTGGGTGAAAATGTAGGGGATCAACTGGATATATGGGATGAAATACGCCCACCTGAAGATCGGATTGATGGTAAAATTGAACTGGAACTTCAAAAATCTGAAAACATGTTTTTGGAGATTCGTTACAACCAGATATACACTGAAGGAATTCCTTCAGGCTGGCTCTACATCTTCGAGGATATCAGTGACAGAAAAATTGCAGAAAAAGCTTTAAAAAAATCTGAAGCCCATTACAGAACCATATTTGAGAATACTGGTACAGCAATACTTATCCTGGAATCAGATGCAACAATATCCCTTGCAAATGCAGAGTTCCAGGAACTCACAGGATTTAAAATTCATGATGTTGAAAATAAGATGAAACTTCTTGACTTCATCTCAGAAAAGGATAAAAACACTGTAATAAACTACCACCATCTTCGACGCAGCCCCCATGGACTGGCTCCAAGAAACTATGAATTTTCATTCAAGAATGTGGAAGGGAAAATTAAACATGCTTTAGCAACAGTTTCAGTCATAGCAGACACTGATAAAAGCGTTGCATCGTTGATGGATATAACTGAACTTAAAGAAACTGAAAGGGCCCTTAAGGAGTCTGAGAAGAAATACCGGGAATTTGCAGATATGCTTCCTCAAACTGTTTTTGAGACCAATAAAAATGGCAACATCACCTTCTTCAATGAACACGCCTTTAAAATGTTCGGATATTCCCCAGAAGATCTGAACAATGGTTTGAACATCCTTGAAATAATAAATGAAAATGATAGACAGCGTTCAATAGATAAATTTGATAAAATTTCCCAGGGCGATCTCTCAGGTGATGAGTACACTGCAAAACATGCAGACGGCAGCAGATTCCCCATTATTTTACATTCAACCCCAATATACCATAACCGAGAAAACAAAGGTTTCAGGGGCATTATAGTGGACATATCTGAGATTAAAGATGTTGAAAAACAGTTAACCAGATCTCTTAAAGAGAAGGAGGTACTCCTACAGGAAATTCATCACAGGGTTAAAAATAACATGCAAATAATATCAAGCTTTCTTTCACTGCAGGCAGGTTACACTAAAAGCCCTGAAGCTAAAGCTGTTTTGAGGGACAGTCAAAACCGGGTTAAAACCATGGCCATTATACATGAGAAGCTTTACATGGTTGATGATTTCACCAGGCTTGAAGTATCAGATTACCTTCAGAACATGGTTCAGAGTATTGTAAATTCTTACTCCCCTGCACCTGAAAGCATAGAACTTGAAATGTCCCTTGAAAATGTGTTTATGAATCTTGAAACAGCCCTGCCCCTTGGACTTCTGGTTAATGAGATGGTTTCAAACTCCATGAAACATGCATTTCCAAGATCCCATGGAAAAATAACCATGAATTTCAGATCCAATGGTGGAAAATATGTTTTGAAAGTTAAGGATGATGGGGTAGGTTTTCCAGAAGATTTTAATCCATTCAAAAGTGATTCCCTTGGATTTCAGCTTATAAAAAATCTTGTAAAACAGATCGAGGGTTCTCTTGAAATTAAAAATCAGGAAGGTGCAGAGTTCATAATAGAATTCAGGGAACTTGAATATAAAGAGAGGATAAGTAATGTAAACTCAGTTCCAGTTTGA
- the tsaA gene encoding tRNA (N6-threonylcarbamoyladenosine(37)-N6)-methyltransferase TrmO — translation MELKPIGIVVSRYRERADAPRQGRESEVTSRITIFEDYQEGLDGLENYSNIIVLYWADRADRNILRVVPPGQTQERGVFATRSPSRPNPIAMCMVDLLEIKGKIITVRGLDALDGSPVLDIKPFSSEIDSI, via the coding sequence ATGGAACTGAAACCCATTGGAATTGTAGTATCCAGGTACAGGGAAAGGGCAGATGCACCACGACAGGGAAGAGAATCAGAGGTTACAAGCAGAATAACAATTTTTGAGGATTACCAAGAGGGTTTGGATGGTCTGGAAAATTATTCAAACATCATCGTACTTTACTGGGCTGACCGTGCAGATAGAAATATTTTAAGGGTTGTTCCTCCAGGCCAAACACAAGAAAGGGGCGTTTTTGCAACTCGCTCTCCATCCAGACCCAATCCCATTGCAATGTGCATGGTTGACCTTTTAGAAATAAAGGGGAAAATCATTACAGTTAGGGGTCTTGATGCCCTTGATGGTTCACCTGTTCTGGATATAAAACCATTTTCATCAGAAATAGACTCCATTTAA
- a CDS encoding TIGR04083 family peptide-modifying radical SAM enzyme, with product MAFHVMLIPSMNCPSNCNYCWGVDKESENMSIETLKEVVKWLENFREEPVTFTFHGGEPLLAGFEFYSEALPLLSKRLAHLKPAFALQSNLWLLTPELARLFAEYNIPVGSSLDGPKDLNDFQRGEGYYEKTMRGYEIAKANHLSVSFICTFTSHSIKLREEIFNYFLENGLNMKLHPALPSLRAEDPEKWALSPEEYGELLIYLLDEYLEHADEIEVKNIDHLAKAVFIRRGTVCTYVDCMGDTFAVGPDGGIYPCYRFVGMPEYVMGNVRDHPSMEDLAESEAWKVLHRFKDYVDTECSHCKYIKFCRGGCPYNALNREGEIEGVDPHCTAYKMIFKELTDRVNKEFLSSSLPIPGMSRPSGNSKPSVMSLMLKRS from the coding sequence ATGGCCTTTCACGTTATGTTAATACCTTCAATGAACTGCCCCTCAAACTGCAACTACTGCTGGGGTGTTGATAAAGAATCAGAAAATATGAGTATTGAAACTCTAAAAGAAGTTGTTAAATGGCTTGAAAACTTTAGGGAGGAACCTGTGACCTTCACATTCCATGGGGGTGAACCACTCCTTGCAGGATTCGAATTCTACAGTGAAGCCCTTCCACTTTTAAGCAAAAGATTAGCTCATCTTAAACCTGCATTTGCACTTCAAAGCAACCTCTGGCTTTTAACACCAGAACTGGCCAGGCTTTTTGCTGAGTACAACATTCCTGTTGGTTCCAGTCTGGACGGTCCAAAGGATCTAAACGACTTCCAGAGGGGAGAGGGGTACTATGAGAAGACTATGAGGGGTTATGAAATTGCAAAGGCCAACCATCTCAGTGTGAGTTTCATATGCACATTCACATCCCATTCAATCAAACTCAGGGAGGAGATATTCAACTACTTCCTTGAAAATGGTTTGAACATGAAACTCCACCCTGCACTACCATCACTGCGTGCTGAAGACCCTGAAAAATGGGCATTATCTCCAGAGGAGTACGGTGAACTCCTGATATACCTCCTTGATGAGTACCTGGAACATGCAGATGAAATTGAGGTTAAAAACATAGACCACCTTGCCAAGGCAGTGTTCATTCGAAGGGGCACGGTCTGCACCTATGTGGACTGTATGGGGGACACATTTGCTGTGGGTCCAGATGGGGGCATATATCCCTGTTACAGATTTGTTGGAATGCCAGAATATGTTATGGGCAACGTCCGTGACCATCCAAGCATGGAAGACCTTGCAGAGTCAGAGGCATGGAAGGTGCTCCACAGATTCAAGGACTACGTTGATACTGAATGTTCCCACTGCAAGTACATCAAATTCTGCAGGGGAGGATGTCCATACAACGCCCTGAACAGGGAAGGGGAGATTGAAGGGGTTGATCCTCACTGCACAGCCTACAAAATGATATTCAAGGAACTGACAGACAGGGTGAACAAGGAATTCCTCTCCTCTTCACTGCCAATTCCAGGCATGTCCAGGCCGAGCGGGAATTCCAAGCCGAGTGTCATGTCCTTGATGCTTAAACGATCCTAA